The Halobacillus amylolyticus nucleotide sequence GATTTATTAAGAACTTATCATGTATAAAGTAACTATCTATACTTGAATTACGTTTTGGATGAGCTATATGATTTCTGTAATTTACTAGTAAATGGGGGCCGGAATCAAAATGAGTACTGAATTTCTTATGTTCACCACTGAGAACAGTTTTTATTGAAATTTCATCTAATATAGTTTCTAGATTTATTTGAAAATTGTTTTTATCGAACTTTGATTTACTAATGATTTGCTGTGTCTGTTGGGTTAGTAAAACAAAAGATAGTTTTTCTAAAGCAATTTGGGAATTGATTGTTTTATTCTCTATAAATGTTGCGTTTAATGATTCAACATACCAGTGTATAGTTTCTTTTATAGTTCTCCTTAAAAACTTGTCCTTAAACCTAGAAGCAAAATTTTGAAACAGACTTTCAATAACTTTGCCTTTTTGCTTAGGAAACCAGTTAGGAATTTCTCCATAGGGGCTCATTAAAGGTACTGAAAATTCCTTGTGTACCTCCCCCTCTTTGTTCTTGCAAATTTTTATTAGCATACCTATATGCCTACCTGCACACAGTGTAAAAATCCATACAAGTATCTCTTCTACATCAGTAACGTCTGATTTCTTAAACTTACTCCCATCTTTTTTGTCAATTTTTATAATGTGGGTAATACCGTGTCCATTACTATCCTTTAAGTTCGAAAAGATCCTCTTATCTTTATAATCATGACGATGTTGCAATTCTATGTTCCAGTTTTCATGTTCTATAGTAACTCCACCTCGATAGTGAAAGTTATCTTTTGTGATGTTGTCACCGAGATATTTTACGAAATTATTTACATGAATGTAGTAGCTGTCCATATAAAAATCTTTATCATCCTGTAATTTGTATAACACTATACCTTTAGCAACATGATTATTTTGAACAGAATCTAAACTTGCTTTAGTTGGTATCATCCCAGGAACTTCTAAAATGATTTCTTTCTTATCCATGAGTGATAGAATATCTACTTTTTCAGTTTTTCCAAAAAATCTTATAGCTGGTTTTGAATAAAAGTTAAACTCAACAGTTCCGTTTAGTTGGATTAACTGACTATCACTTATTAAACTGTAATTACCTTCATAATTTGTAAATTTCTCATCAACATTAAAAAATCTAGAACCAATAGCTCTAGTTGAATTCAAATTATCACTTCCTTAATAAGAAAACATAAAAAGCACGCCCTCTAAAGAGCGTACTAACTAAAAGTATTTGCTATATAAATCCTGCCTCAACTTACCACTAAGTTGGGCATATATTTTCGTAGTCTCACTCTTCTCATGACCAAGTAAACTCGACTAGATATACGCTTAATGATGTATCTCATAAGGTCGATACTCATCCTTCTTTTAGGCTTTCTCTCCGTTATAAATAAGCAGGGATCATGGTCATCACGTTCGTCTACGTAACGCTTCAACCAAAGGGAGCAACGAGTATTGAAGTACACTTCCCGTTCCTTATCCCCTTTTCCATGTACAATAACAGAGTTTGTGGTGAAGTTAATATCATTACGATTAAGCTTTACAACTTCTCCAATGCGACAACCGGTTGAATAAATGAATTCAAATAATGCGTTTTCCATAGAGTTTTGGCAAGCTTCTCTAAGGTGTTCAATTTCGAGTTCGGAAAGAAACTTTGGAATTCTCTTCCCTAGCTTTGGTTTTTTCAACTTAGCTGCAGGATTTTTATGAATGAATCCCTCATCAAATGTCCATTTGAATATAGATCGAATACACCGAACGCGGTGCCCTAAACTGGAGGGCTTTAAATGGTTTCCTAACTCAATAAGATAACCTTTTAACTGGTCTGTAGTTATGTCATTCATAAGCACATCACCAAAATAGCCTAGTAACAGGTTGTACTGAAAACCATACGTTTTCAAGGTTTGAGGTGAATAGCCCTCAATCTTTTTATCAAGTTGGTATTTCTCCCAAGCTTCTGATAATAACATTTCGCTTCACTCTCCTAAGGTTATGAACCAAGTAATCTTGATTCTATTATTATCAGGAGGAGTAAATTTCATACTAGAGTTATTCAACAATCTAATAGTTTCACTTAATTTGTAAAGCTAAGAGTCGTTGGTACACTTGAAACGGGCTGCTCTCTCTAATCTGAACTGCACCTCGTTTGTTTAACTTTCAAAAGTTTAAAACGGCAGCTTATTGGCTACCAAGTATCTCCGCCAGAAGGGGGTGGCCATTCTCCTATTATTCGTCGGGTTGATGCTACCTGACCAGTATGATAACTATTGTGGTTTACAAGCATGACTAAAAAGTCACCACGAGTACCTTCGGATTTCCCGAATCCCCGTTCCTCCAGTTCCTTTTTTGCTTCGTTTTCAGCTTCCTTTAACCCTTCACTGAACTTAAAAACAGCGTCATTCCACTCGGTTTCATTTGATGGAGATGTTCCACCGGGCCAAGATTCTTCTGCATGATCTGGGAAATTGGGTACCGTTCCTTTAAGGTAATCAAGAATAAAGTCCTGCCAAAAAATCATATGATTGAGAATTTGCCAAACCGAATGCGGACATTCCTCTGGTTTTTTACCAACCACTTCCCACTGTAAACCCTCAAAGACCGATAGGGGATCAACATGGGCGTCTTCTCCATGTAGTCCATTTTGAAAGAAATAAGATGACAAAAATAACCCTCCCTATCATTATTGAATAAAGTTTTTATTCGGGTACCGCGCCTCGTTTGTTGAACTGCTAAGGTGCTACAAGTTCCACTTTTATTCTGTCAGGGTCTTCAAAATAAACAGCAAGCGCAAATCCTTTATTCCGGAAATGCTCTCCTTATACGGAAGACTCGATTTCAAGATAATCTTAAATACATAGCCATTTGCTGTTTTGCTTTCCTAATTTGGAATATCAACAAACTCCTATTAGCTGGTATTCCGGAATAGTGTATTTACAACACCTCTGTTACAATTCCTTCTTCAACTCCAAATTGGATAAGGCCTTCGTAAGGGTCACCAGGAATGTCTAACAGTGTACAAAATGCTGGTTCGGTCTTGTATCCTTGCATTTTAAGATTTATCACTTTCTCTTTAAGAATGGGGTCTTTTTTTAATAGTTTGTATTCTATTAACATATGGAGATATGCATTTTGTTTCTGTACAGGTTGAGATTGACCAAACAACTCAAACTCAAAATTACTGAAGAAAAAATTTGCTTTAACGACCTGGTTACCTCTTATAGTTGCTCTTTTCAGCGTGAAATTGTCTTTATTATTGTATAGAGTTTGTAGCCGTTCTTCAAAATGATCTAAATCTTGTACTTCCATAACAATGTCTAGGTCTGATCCTACTACATCTATACCGATGGGCAGAGTTCCGCATAGAACTGGATTGTATGTACTTAAGTCATTACAAATATCCAGTTCCTTGATTGCTGCATAAGCTTTTTGCTGCTTTTTACTTCCCATTTTCATCCCCTCAAATAAATTAATCAATGCAGCACCTTCCTCACTTGAAGATATAACCTTTAGGCCGTTTCTTGTTCCAGAAAAGTTAGCAATAGGTAAGCGTTTGATGTTATCTCCGGCTTTTCCCCTGCTCCACACCGAACGTGCTAGTTTCCCAGCATTCGGCGCTCCATCTAACGATATGTACTAGATTATAAGTTCCTTGTTACTCTTCGAGACGGGATGATTCAATTTGATCCAGCTCACATACCTTTCGGTATTGGTTGATCTTCTCGAGCTTAAATTGATTAACCCCTAACTTGTAGAGGAAAAACTTAATCCTTTTAGCATCCTTCATATGAATTAATTGATGAACATCTTCATGGAGGATTCGAAGGTTACGGAACTGGTCGCTTCCTCCAAGATGTTTCGGTATGTAATGGTGACAATGGACATTATAGGAGTACAAGTATTGTCCTGTAATTTCACATTTCCCCATCTTCATACTGTATCGACTAATCCTGTTATCCAAGTATTCAACACTTCGATTTGGTAGGGTAGCCTTCATTAAGAAACTAACTTCCTTTTGAATATCGGGTCGCAGTTTCTTATACAAGTTTTCCCTACCCTTCTTTGTATAAAGCGAAAGCTTTGGACTGAAGTTCATAGTATTGACCGTTTTAACACCGCCAATGGGAAAAAGATACATATCTCTTATTCTAAACGTTTTCGTCCCTAAGCTAAAAAGCTTTTTATAAATCGGGGGTGGATTAAATGGATGCTCCTGTTTTCCAACTGGTCGAAGACGGTTATACAGGAATGGTTTAAGATCGAATGCAAGACGTGAGAACTCCAGGTTTACATGTGTCGCTCGGTTGAAGTAGTGATGGATTCCTAAAACAAAACTATTATAACGGTGTACATTTTCGGCGGTTGGAGAAGCCTTCATTCTTCGAATGAGTTTTTTGGCTTCCTGTTTCATTTTTTCTCTTTTTGAAGAAATGATGCCTGTATGTGCCACCCGTTTCTTACCCTTTTTATTCGCACGAATAGTGAAACCTAAGAACTCAGATTCTCGTTTTCTCAAGTTTACAATTTGAGATTTCTCAGGAGAGATGTCCAGCTTTAAGCGCTCTTTTAAGTAAAGTCGTACCGCATGGTACCACCGTTGAGCAATCTTTCCATCTCGACATAGGATTTTGAAATCATCGGCGTACCTAACCAAGTATCCCTCTTTCAAATTTGTTCGTTTTCTAGCCTGCCTTTTAGAATCATCAGAACTGTATGATTTGGTAAGAGGAAATACCTCCCATTGGCCTGCAACCCATTGGTCCAGGTCATTTAAAACCACGTTTGATAGTAGAGGGGATAAAATTCCACCTTGCGGGGATCCTTTCTCTGGTACGCCTTCTCCATCAATTTCTGACTTTATCATTTTCGAGATACAAGTAAGAACCTTGCGGTCATGAATACCCATATTCCAAAGCTGTTTATTTAACAATGAGTGATTTACATTATCAAAGAAGCTCTTAATATCTATATCAACCACAAAATGAAATTGCGCTTGATTAATCAAGTATTGTATCCTAGCCATAGCATGATGAGCAGACCGGAGAGGTCTGAACCCGTAGCTATGCTTGAAAAACTGAGATTCTACAATAGGTTCGAGAACTTGTTTGAAACATTGTTGGATGATTCTATCCAAGATACATGGAATCCCAAGAGGTCTCCATTTACCATTTTCTTTTTCAGTCCATTCTCTGCGAACTTTCTTCGGGTGATAATTTCTTAGTTTGGTCCGTACTTCTGTAACGAGTTCATTTTCTGATAGTTCTTTCATGTCGTCGATGGTTTTCCCATCGGTACCTGGTGTTTTAGAACCTTTATTGGTTTTTATCATGCGAAAAGCGAGGAGGATGTTTTCTCTTGATATGATGGTGTCATAGAGATGAGAAAATACTTGTACTCGGCTCGCTTTTTCGTATAGTTCTGTAAATGTCTCCGTCATATTGTAATAATCCCAGTTTCGTAACGTTGGCACTGTGGCATCCCTCCTTATGGAGTAATGTTCCCACGTTCCTACCCGATCGGTGCCATTCACATTAGGAAAATAATCGTTTCATTCATTAGACTTGGGGTTGTTCCTCCACTCCCGTTACAGGAGGTTCATCAGTCATACCCCTACCCTCACAAGGATAAATGCTTTTCAGCATAACTTTATAGCAAACGTTTCGGGTGACAGCCCTTGATTCAACGTTCCTTGCTTTCCAAGTCCCTTACAACGTAGCTATCCTTACTAACATAGGTGCTTCCTTTAAGCCTGTGAGCTAGATACCGCCATGGTTCGGTATAGCGTCTTTCAGAGGGCGCAATTTTACTCCACACCACTCACCCCATCGTGAGATGGGACATAAGTTTCCTTATGTTCGAATCTTTAGACCCTTACATTCGGAAGTTCGTCAGTTCCTATTTCAAAGAACTATTCTCACCTTATCCAGTTTTTCAGCCGTGCGGCATATCCGTTAGCATACCTTTTCATAAGAATGGCTTCAGCCTTCGTTCTGCCGAATCCACCTGTGCTTCATACCCTAAGACCTGTCAGCCTTAACGCATGCAGGAGTATTGACGGGATGGTTTCAGGAAACATGGTTCCGTCATTCCCATCCTCCGTTGCAAAGTTGAAATTTTAAATGCTTAAAACTTCCTGTATTTTCACGCTGAAAAGCGTTTATAACAGAACTTGTCGCGCGCGCCCGATTGCTTAACAGGCTCATTGTATTTTATATTCACATAAAAACCGTTCCACACTTGGATACTTTTCACCCAAGCTTGTTATATTAAATCCATAATTCTCATAAAACTCTACTGCGTCCAAATCCGTTTCAGCAAAAATACTACTTAATAAGTGTTTATCGCAAACGAAGTCAATCATTTTACTACCTATCTTACTTCCTCTTTCAAGTGGAGAGACAGCAATATGTTTAATTTCACAAATGTTTGCACTAACAAAGTCAATACCAATACATCCAACTATCACTCCATTGAGTTCAATTACATACAACTTTCTATTAGTTGATTGAATGTACTTTTCATATTCTTGTTCAATTCTTTTTTCAGAAGTGGCATGGGATAACAGCTCTCTTATTTTTGGGTGGATGGTCATTGAATCAATCTTTTTCATAATCACCGGCCTTTTTAATAATTAATTAATTCTAAGCGAAAGGCATTTCTCCTTCTTCAATTAAATGGCACTTTAAATAATTCTGCAGAATCGCGCCCCTATTCTCGAATAAGGAATATGTCAGCAGACATTTCATTTAATTAAAGTTTTATAAAAACCAGTAGATTTCCCTTTATACCCTCTCCGTTTATAAAACTCGTGTGCTGCTTTCCTTTCTTCTCGATTTCCACTATTTAAAACAACGGTTGTTATACCTTTCCTTTCACACCAATCTTCTGCTTGTTGAATAAGTTGTTCTCCTATCCCCTTATTTCGATAGTTTGAATGAACAACCATCGCTATAATTCTCCCAACATCATCATCGGAAACATAGGAATATTCTATATGCATTCCAAGCATACCTATGATTTCACCTTCTATTTCTGCCACCAAAGTATTGTAATAACAATTAGCTATGATTTTTGACATTCGTTTTTCCATCTTTTCATATGTAGTTGAATACCCAAATTCCCCTACAATATCTGTTAATCCTTCAATATCTTCAGTGGTTGCTTTCCTTATAATCAAAAAATCTCCCCCATCTATTAGCTTGAATTTATATGCCACTTATTTTAGAAACTTATTTTGCAATTCTGTCCTTTAGATCAATAACAATTATTTCAAATTCCTTTCAATTGCACAATACGTTATTCCAGAATAGTAGCAATAGGTAAGCCTTTGAGGTTATCGCCAGCTTTTCCCCTGCTCCACACGGAGCGTGCAGGTTTCCCCGCACTCCGCGTTCCATCTAACAAAATATACTAAGTCATAAGTTCCTCGTTACTTTTTGTTTGGGATTTTTAAATCGTTTCAAGCTCACATTTCCTTCGGAAACGGTTAACCTTATTTATCATATCACCAGTAAGCTGAAACTCCTGTATAAGTTCATCAATCATCTTTATATTAGTGGCATGAATTAGCTTGTGTATCCCTTTGTGCAGGATACGAAGGTTATTAAATTGGTCGCTTCCACCAAGACTTAACGGTACATAATGGTGACAATGGACATCTGTCGCAAGCAATTCTAGGCCTGTAATTTCACATCTCCCCATTTTCATACTGTACCGACTGATGCGATTATCCATGTATTCCACACTTCGG carries:
- a CDS encoding DUF4269 domain-containing protein, translated to MINLFEGMKMGSKKQQKAYAAIKELDICNDLSTYNPVLCGTLPIGIDVVGSDLDIVMEVQDLDHFEERLQTLYNNKDNFTLKRATIRGNQVVKANFFFSNFEFELFGQSQPVQKQNAYLHMLIEYKLLKKDPILKEKVINLKMQGYKTEPAFCTLLDIPGDPYEGLIQFGVEEGIVTEVL
- the ltrA gene encoding group II intron reverse transcriptase/maturase, which produces MPTLRNWDYYNMTETFTELYEKASRVQVFSHLYDTIISRENILLAFRMIKTNKGSKTPGTDGKTIDDMKELSENELVTEVRTKLRNYHPKKVRREWTEKENGKWRPLGIPCILDRIIQQCFKQVLEPIVESQFFKHSYGFRPLRSAHHAMARIQYLINQAQFHFVVDIDIKSFFDNVNHSLLNKQLWNMGIHDRKVLTCISKMIKSEIDGEGVPEKGSPQGGILSPLLSNVVLNDLDQWVAGQWEVFPLTKSYSSDDSKRQARKRTNLKEGYLVRYADDFKILCRDGKIAQRWYHAVRLYLKERLKLDISPEKSQIVNLRKRESEFLGFTIRANKKGKKRVAHTGIISSKREKMKQEAKKLIRRMKASPTAENVHRYNSFVLGIHHYFNRATHVNLEFSRLAFDLKPFLYNRLRPVGKQEHPFNPPPIYKKLFSLGTKTFRIRDMYLFPIGGVKTVNTMNFSPKLSLYTKKGRENLYKKLRPDIQKEVSFLMKATLPNRSVEYLDNRISRYSMKMGKCEITGQYLYSYNVHCHHYIPKHLGGSDQFRNLRILHEDVHQLIHMKDAKRIKFFLYKLGVNQFKLEKINQYRKVCELDQIESSRLEE
- a CDS encoding GNAT family N-acetyltransferase, whose product is MKKIDSMTIHPKIRELLSHATSEKRIEQEYEKYIQSTNRKLYVIELNGVIVGCIGIDFVSANICEIKHIAVSPLERGSKIGSKMIDFVCDKHLLSSIFAETDLDAVEFYENYGFNITSLGEKYPSVERFLCEYKIQ
- a CDS encoding GNAT family N-acetyltransferase, giving the protein MIIRKATTEDIEGLTDIVGEFGYSTTYEKMEKRMSKIIANCYYNTLVAEIEGEIIGMLGMHIEYSYVSDDDVGRIIAMVVHSNYRNKGIGEQLIQQAEDWCERKGITTVVLNSGNREERKAAHEFYKRRGYKGKSTGFYKTLIK
- a CDS encoding DinB family protein, whose amino-acid sequence is MSSYFFQNGLHGEDAHVDPLSVFEGLQWEVVGKKPEECPHSVWQILNHMIFWQDFILDYLKGTVPNFPDHAEESWPGGTSPSNETEWNDAVFKFSEGLKEAENEAKKELEERGFGKSEGTRGDFLVMLVNHNSYHTGQVASTRRIIGEWPPPSGGDTW